One segment of Sulfurovum riftiae DNA contains the following:
- a CDS encoding protein-L-isoaspartate(D-aspartate) O-methyltransferase, with protein sequence MQTKILFFLLFVSVFLLGGEEGQYVQARKGMVETIEREVGSTSGYLGRERLKQSVIDAMGKVPRHRFVPQKRRKYAYENRPLPIGHGQTISQPYIVAVMTDLLDINASSRVLEVGTGSGYQAAILAEIAKEVYTIEVIKELAATAEKTLRTLGYKNIRTRIGDGYYGWEAYAPYDAIIVTAASGSIPPPLLKQLKPGGRMIIPVGGFSRVQHLILVRKDLNGSITTRQILPVRFVPLTGKH encoded by the coding sequence ATGCAGACAAAAATACTTTTTTTTCTTCTCTTTGTTTCGGTGTTTCTTCTGGGCGGGGAAGAGGGGCAGTATGTCCAGGCACGCAAAGGAATGGTCGAGACGATAGAGCGGGAGGTCGGATCGACAAGCGGCTATCTCGGAAGAGAGAGGCTGAAACAGAGTGTCATAGATGCGATGGGAAAGGTGCCGCGGCATCGGTTCGTTCCGCAAAAGAGGCGAAAATACGCCTATGAGAACAGGCCGCTTCCCATCGGGCACGGACAGACGATCTCGCAGCCTTACATTGTCGCGGTCATGACCGACCTGCTTGACATCAACGCCTCCAGCCGTGTATTGGAAGTAGGGACAGGGTCCGGATATCAGGCGGCGATACTGGCAGAGATCGCCAAAGAGGTCTATACCATAGAAGTGATCAAAGAGTTGGCTGCCACTGCGGAGAAGACCCTCAGAACGCTGGGATACAAAAACATCAGAACACGCATCGGCGACGGCTATTACGGCTGGGAAGCGTATGCTCCCTATGATGCCATTATCGTAACGGCAGCTTCCGGATCGATCCCTCCGCCGCTTCTGAAACAGCTCAAACCCGGTGGCAGGATGATCATCCCTGTGGGAGGCTTTTCCAGGGTACAGCACCTGATACTGGTCAGGAAAGACTTGAACGGAAGTATCACGACCCGGCAGATACTTCCGGTAAGGTTCGTCCCCCTGACTGGAAAGCATTGA